ACAGTATGTCAGATGTCAATGACACCAGATTCAAATCTGCAATGTTCCTTCTCAccgggatacctgggcaggaagaCGTCCATCTCTGGATCGCTATCCCCTTCTGCTTCATTTATGTTTTTTCAATATTGGGAAATTCAACCATTCTGTTCATTATAACAACAGAtccaagcctccatgagcccatgtacattttcctttccatgttggccaTCACAGACCTTGGCTTATCGATATCCACCATACCGACAATATTGGGTATATATTTGTTTAACTGTAGGGAGATCAGCCTCGATGGCTGTTTtgcccagctgttcttcatccactcATTTGCAATCATTGAATCCTCCATACTCTTGTTGATGGCGTTTGACCGCTTTGTCGCGACTTCTAACCCACTGAGATATGCTTCCATCTTAACCCTGCCAAGGATATTCAAGATGGGACTGGTATGTGTGCTAAGAGGGGTGGCCGTATCATTCCCATTCCCCTTTCTCCTGAAACAGTTCCAATACTGTCAAGTCaatgtcctctcccattcctactgCCTGCATCAGGATGTCATGAAGCTGGCTTGTTCGGATATCACAATCAACTACATCTATGGCTTGTTTCTTACGGTCTCCATCGTGGGGTTGGATTCActgctcatcttcctctcttatgtgatgatccTCA
The Eretmochelys imbricata isolate rEreImb1 chromosome 1, rEreImb1.hap1, whole genome shotgun sequence DNA segment above includes these coding regions:
- the LOC144279480 gene encoding olfactory receptor 51G2-like codes for the protein MSDVNDTRFKSAMFLLTGIPGQEDVHLWIAIPFCFIYVFSILGNSTILFIITTDPSLHEPMYIFLSMLAITDLGLSISTIPTILGIYLFNCREISLDGCFAQLFFIHSFAIIESSILLLMAFDRFVATSNPLRYASILTLPRIFKMGLVCVLRGVAVSFPFPFLLKQFQYCQVNVLSHSYCLHQDVMKLACSDITINYIYGLFLTVSIVGLDSLLIFLSYVMILKTVLSVASHTECLRALNTCVSHLCAVLLFYTPDIGLSLIHRLGKVSSPLLQIVLGYIYLLVPPLMNPIVYSVKSKHLRGRIIRVFVK